One Natrinema halophilum genomic window carries:
- a CDS encoding DUF262 domain-containing protein, producing MESGKKSLEELTTAGVFHVPEYQRYYSWTEPEWDDLWTDLYTLPPDKQHYFGTIIIQKTDETESGGSTGGYGSSREKPINLLIDGQQRLTSLALLVRSMTECLEEIAPETDHEAEILGDVEEMRETLLIEDNIYQLQLLDEEDNKYLEWLLTGHDVHEPERPSQRKMIEAKEYFDEQLDDLTASPDVNPVDVATELKQLWETILELELMVYVVDAANPEKATLIFDSVNDRGRSLSTFDKTKSFLMRMAYLAADDEGEAQATIRRIRQSFGEMYNDHQTMLESPYVTDISDDAVQRYHFISYFDWSNSDEYSDPAFLTELKEHVRTLRREDPQACLEYIRNYTNSLERGFNALAKVLDRTGDDDISTLVQRIHRLRHATKFYPLLLKA from the coding sequence ATGGAATCGGGAAAGAAATCGTTAGAAGAACTGACGACAGCAGGGGTGTTCCATGTTCCGGAGTACCAGCGGTACTACTCGTGGACCGAGCCGGAGTGGGACGACCTCTGGACTGACCTCTACACGCTACCTCCGGACAAACAGCACTACTTCGGGACGATCATCATCCAGAAGACGGACGAAACGGAAAGCGGCGGGAGTACTGGTGGATACGGCTCTTCCAGAGAGAAACCGATCAACCTCCTCATCGATGGCCAACAGCGCCTCACCTCACTTGCACTGCTGGTGCGCTCAATGACGGAGTGTCTGGAAGAGATCGCACCGGAGACGGATCACGAGGCCGAGATACTCGGTGACGTCGAAGAGATGCGCGAGACGCTTCTCATTGAGGACAACATCTACCAGCTCCAATTACTTGACGAGGAGGACAACAAGTATCTCGAATGGCTGCTTACCGGGCACGACGTTCACGAACCGGAGCGCCCGTCCCAGCGGAAGATGATCGAGGCGAAGGAATACTTCGACGAGCAACTCGATGATCTCACTGCGTCCCCTGATGTTAATCCTGTAGACGTCGCCACCGAACTCAAGCAACTCTGGGAGACCATCCTCGAACTCGAACTGATGGTGTACGTCGTTGACGCAGCCAACCCGGAGAAGGCGACACTCATCTTCGACAGCGTCAACGACCGCGGCCGGTCACTCTCAACGTTCGACAAGACGAAGTCCTTCCTGATGCGGATGGCATACCTCGCTGCTGACGACGAAGGTGAGGCCCAAGCCACCATTCGCCGCATTCGGCAGTCCTTCGGAGAGATGTACAACGACCACCAGACGATGCTGGAGTCACCGTACGTCACCGACATCAGCGACGATGCGGTTCAACGGTACCACTTCATCTCGTACTTCGACTGGTCGAACTCCGACGAGTACAGCGATCCCGCCTTCCTCACCGAACTGAAAGAACACGTTCGCACGCTTCGAAGGGAAGACCCTCAAGCGTGCTTGGAATACATCCGCAACTACACCAACAGCTTGGAGCGCGGGTTCAACGCGTTAGCGAAAGTACTCGACCGTACTGGCGACGACGACATCTCGACGCTTGTCCAGCGGATACATCGCCTGCGTCATGCGACGAAGTTCTACCCGTTGCTCCTCAAAGCCTAG